TTCATACGGCTACTCAGATGTAGGTCAAATGTATGAACATCATGCCTACACTGCAAATAATCATGGGAATGGTGAAGGGAACAATGTTTCTCTAAAGAGTATCACAGATTTTCAGGATTCTATGCAGTTCCAGCAATTGGACAGCACCCAATGTGGTAATGGAGTGGTAGACTCAAAGGCGTTGGTGATCCCTAACCATTTCAGTGGAAATGTGCAGGAACCTATCCCGCTCCAAGTGATTGGTCAACCTGAGGCTTCTGAAGCATCTGCTGGTGCAATTTGGAGTGGGGTTCCGCGAAGAGGCACGCTCAATCTTCGTGATGATAAGAATGTAAAGTCAGAAAACAGGGACCCTCTCACCTTTGAAGCAAATCTAGATGGTGGGATTTGCACGTCTGGTTTAGATCATGCGTCAGATTTCATGGACTTCCCATTTTTCAGCAATAGTGAAGAATTTGATATCCTGAATGGTGAAAACTTTTTGAATTCTCCGAGCGAGGGAAACCAGGAGGATTTAGATGATCCTGCCTTCAAGGTTGTCCCTGGGGTTAGATCAACCATTCAAAATCTGGCGCATCCTGATGAAGCCAATATGTCCTGTGATCAAATAAATCCTGACCATTTGGAAAGTAATGTGGATGTTTCTGGTATAATGTTAGTTCCTACTTCATTAGAAGTGCCATGTCCTGGCCTGTATGTTGAGTGCAAATTGAACACAGAAGATCCTGAAATCCCTTGCAACGATGATGTTGTTACACCTCGTGAGTACCCTCTTGAGTGCTGTACGTCTACCTTGGGCCAGAAATCCGAGAACGCTATCTATTCAGTCTCCCCTGCAACCAGCCCTCCATCGAATGCTGAGCATTCCAAAGCAAATGACATGGCCCTAATAAAGGTGGAGGATATGGCAAACGTCCATCCTTCACTACAAACAGTGAAGATTAGCTCATCCACTTCAGATCAAAAAGAAGATTCAGTGGCACATGATAAAGGTGGTGTCCTAGGAGCTAAGCCGTCAGAAGGTCCTTCAACAAGTGGAGGCCTTTTGACTACTACTAATATTGACACAAATGATGCAAACACATGCATGCTAGCTTTGCCCTCTTTCAGCGCTGCTGGATTTGGTAAGCGATCACCTTCCAGTTTAGGACAACACGAGGGTTTTAATAACTCTCATGTCCTGACTTCACAAAATTCAGTTCAAGCTCCTGATCAGATGCAACACAAGTCACTTGATGGTCAACCAGAATTAGGTGACGAGGCTGCTCTACATAACTGTATGCCATCAAAGGCACTGTCAGATTTGGGGATTCACGACCCTATTGCAACATTGCCAACACCAACTCAAGCAGAAGAATGCCTTGACAATGAAAACGATATTCCAAATTACTATGATCTTGAAGCTTTGGTAAATATCTTTTAGCTCAGCTACTGGGATCTCTTTACCATGACGTTCCTGATTAGTCATGTACATGTTCATTGCAGATTCTTGACCAGGATCTTATCCCATGGGATCAAGACTCTGATTTGATGCATCCTGAAGGTAAATGTGTATGCATTACTTAATTTGCTTGCTGTTCAAGACATGTATGGCAATTTAATCAAACAATGTATAGGAATGCACCTTTTTTGTAATAAAAATAGTTACTGTGTAGAGTTTGCTGAAGTATTGTGATGTTGAATCTAAAATTATTAATTTATATGCAATTGGTTGGCTAAGGGTTTAGAAATGATCTAACTCATAGGCTCAAAAAATGTGAAGAATTAATAATCTAGGTGAAATCAGTGCAACCTGTACTGCAAATGGTCTTCTTATGATATGTAGCTTGTGTGTCATAAAAGCTATGTACAATGGAACAGAATGCGTtcttattttcttctttttctttgaccTTTTCAGTTATCAGATTTCATCACCCGGAAAGCAGGAAGGCATTGATAAGATTGGAGCAGGGTGCTCGATCTTATATGAACAGAGCTATAATGTCACATGGTGCCTTAGCAGTTATCTATGGATTGCACTTGAAATACTTCATGAAGGATCCTGAGGTCAGCAATCTTTTTTTAGCTAAATCCGTTATAGGATGTAGTGACAGGTAGGATAACTAAGTGCACAATTTCATATCTATATCTTGTGGTGGAAAACTTGCTGTGGTATTAGTGTATTACATCAACCCCCAGTCACTTAGTGATAGCGCTTTTGGTTTCTTGAACTTGAGATATAGTATCTGTTAATTTCTGAATAACACCAGGGTCACTTTTTTATTCCCATTTTGGAATTTCATGTTCTGACCTGAGAGTGATCATGGTTAGGAGCCGTGAGATTCAACCGTCTTGCTTTTGTACATTACAAACTATGCAGTGGATATTTGTGTAATATCatcttctgatttttttttctttgctcaTGCAGGTTACTCTAGGAAGAGAGACAGAAGATGTCAAAGTTGACATTGATTTGGGAAAAGAAGGGAGGGCAAATAAAATATCTCGCCGACAGGTAATTCCTTGAACATTCCATTGTGCGTAAAGAAATATCACCTACATTTCCTTATGAATGGCTGATGCTCAATTGTAGTGGACATGGCCGCATTAGTGGTTTTTTCTAAAGATGAGAAACATACATGCCCTGTAGAATGAGAGATTAAATTTTATGATCTCTTGTTTTCAATTGCACACATCATATGCATGGTCCTACTCTGTGGTGTGTTCAAGGCCAAACATTATCTTAGCACCTCAGGTGGATCTTTATCTTATTGGCAGACACAGTTTGCCTATACCACCTTCATGGCTTCGATAGACGTTGGTACTGCTACATGTGTCTTGTTGCTCTGATGCTTTCCAAACACATTTTAGCATGCAGGCTGTGAGGTTTGCTTGAATTAGCAAAGTAGCCACTAGCCAACTTTATCTGTAGGCAATACTTGCTGCTAATGCATCAAGTTGATGAATTCTGTTTCATCTAGGTTCCTTTTATCATAAATTTGTGTTTCAGTTGGGGATTTTTAAGCCTTAACACTGTTGTTTGACATTGACTGTGTACAagtgtaaaaaatatttccagcTGTATAAATTTACCACAAGTTTGTTTTGGAAATTCGAATTACTGAAAGGGTGGCACTGGTTGCTCATAATGCCACCTGCAgtaacttttgcatcaattctGTTGATCATGTTATTCTGAACCAATTTCAAAAGCAATTAATGACAGTTCTCGGTGCTCACATTGTGGTGCCCAGTTGGTTTCATTTTATCCTGCTGACTGCATCATATACTATTCCCCTTAGTTTGCACACCGCCCCAAAAGATGATAATTCCTTGCTTTTGCTAATTCAGTTTCTTCTTTCACATGTATTTGCACCATTACATTTAATCTCTGTATTGTTCTGACAATCAGGCTGTTATCAAGATGGATGAAGCTGGATCTTTTCATATTAAGAACATTGGAAAATGTCCAATATTTGTTAATAGCAAGGAAATACCAAGCTGTAAACGCATCAACTTAAGTTCTGATTCATTAATTGAGGTATTGATactctctttctttgatttctAATTAAAATGTGCAATAAATTCCTTTTCCGTTCTTATTTCTGTCTTATCTTGTCCTTGCTACCCGGTCTGTTCCTTTGCTATTGTATATGCTTCCTACTATAATATGAAAGGCAGATCACCTGCCCCGCCTCCCCCCATACTCCAATTTTGAATACATTCCTGACTTGGTCTACCTacctttgttttgttactgTTCCGATCCTGTCATATACTCTTATGATACAAATATTAGTGGCAACCATTATTCAAAATCTGTTTGTATCGATCACTATATAGTCTATGATATGAGGTTTGAAAATAATATGTTATTCAAATACAATAATTTTGAACTTCTTGCCATTCTGTTATTCTGGACATTATGTAGCATTTTAAAATAATACGAGCCAATATAGTGGTCATTTATATGCCGATATGTCAAAATTACTTTTCCTTCACTTAACTACTGTGCTAGTTTTGCTGTCCTTGGTTTTGAAGGAAACAAATAGGTAGTCCTTTTGCCCATGTTATTTCGCTGAGACAATGCATTTCATTATTATGCCCGAGCTGTGCTTATTTAGCTTTCAATTTTTCTTGCAGATAAAGGATATGAggtttatttttcatataaatcATGATGCTGTGAGACAGTACATTGGTTGTGACCTGAAGCCAGAACACTAATTTCGTTTCTTTTGGCACGCTGTGAATGATCCCCTCATTAACAACGATAGCAGCAGTAAATGTTGGGTAAGCACTGTTCATTTAGGATGTTCCTTCATGTGACCATGTTAGTTAGTCTTCACTTGTGTCCAACCTTGGGTCAGTTGTCTGTAAATGGTTGTAGTGTCATGTGTTTTCTGTTGTTCCGTGCTGTTTGACGAGCATAACTCCACGTCCTGCACCTTTTCTTTCAGTTTGTTCTTAACATTCCAAGGCAATAATTTCATTCGAAAACTGGCACCGGAGGGTGCCAAGAGCCAACCACTGCAAGCGTGAAAAGAATAGAAAGAGGGGGGGGAGGATGCACACGATGCAAGCGTGCAAGGAACAATCGGATTCATGCAACATTAGCAAACCATACTTCATTTATTTACACCTGTGGTGATATTGAAGCACACGAAATCTGAACCGGCTCTTGACGGTGGTGGCGTTTTTACCCAAGTAGGACCTGACTGTCTTTGGTGCTGACACTGTTTTTTCTACGGCAGATGCGTATAGCCCATCCCGATGTAATTACTGCTCGGATGGACACAACGGATGATGTTCCGTCGCTGTTACTGATGCGAGATAAAATGGTGATCGAAACTAAAGAGTTGATAGTGCAAGAGAATTTCCTCAGCTGGGCCTGCCTCCAGCCTTGTGGGCTAGATTAATAGGCCCACTTTTGAGCATACCATACTGGGCTGGCGGTGATTTGCACaaataggggggggggggggggatgtttATTTTCCCCAATTTTCCCCTCTCCAGTTATCCATCcggcacctccacctccaatcaGG
The nucleotide sequence above comes from Panicum virgatum strain AP13 chromosome 3K, P.virgatum_v5, whole genome shotgun sequence. Encoded proteins:
- the LOC120700455 gene encoding uncharacterized protein LOC120700455 — protein: MGALSASTSSVNWLVEDDILLKNAVETGASLESLAKGAVCFSRKFTLQEIHDRWNSLLYDPEVSTQASSRMAEYENELSMSDPAKAHKLFNSKAKDFSFQKRKIDSVKNLYYAMRKRVCTDPCNTTELVAPCSCIANGNECVCGGLPNNIEPELSSVNRYGQAGASYYGGHTYPGTNGHSFHTKHAENMVRDGDDTNNTSYGYSDVGQMYEHHAYTANNHGNGEGNNVSLKSITDFQDSMQFQQLDSTQCGNGVVDSKALVIPNHFSGNVQEPIPLQVIGQPEASEASAGAIWSGVPRRGTLNLRDDKNVKSENRDPLTFEANLDGGICTSGLDHASDFMDFPFFSNSEEFDILNGENFLNSPSEGNQEDLDDPAFKVVPGVRSTIQNLAHPDEANMSCDQINPDHLESNVDVSGIMLVPTSLEVPCPGLYVECKLNTEDPEIPCNDDVVTPREYPLECCTSTLGQKSENAIYSVSPATSPPSNAEHSKANDMALIKVEDMANVHPSLQTVKISSSTSDQKEDSVAHDKGGVLGAKPSEGPSTSGGLLTTTNIDTNDANTCMLALPSFSAAGFGKRSPSSLGQHEGFNNSHVLTSQNSVQAPDQMQHKSLDGQPELGDEAALHNCMPSKALSDLGIHDPIATLPTPTQAEECLDNENDIPNYYDLEALILDQDLIPWDQDSDLMHPEVIRFHHPESRKALIRLEQGARSYMNRAIMSHGALAVIYGLHLKYFMKDPEVTLGRETEDVKVDIDLGKEGRANKISRRQAVIKMDEAGSFHIKNIGKCPIFVNSKEIPSCKRINLSSDSLIEIKDMRFIFHINHDAVRQYIGCDLKPEH